Proteins found in one Streptomyces sp. NBC_00461 genomic segment:
- the rfbC gene encoding dTDP-4-dehydrorhamnose 3,5-epimerase encodes MRPLGIEGAWVLEPKVFPDDRGSFHEWFRGPGFREATGQDLNLAQANCSVSKRGTLRGIHFADVPPSQAKYVKCVRGAVLDVIVDIRVGSPTYKQWEAVRLDDRTHHAVYLSEGLGHAFIALTDDATVVYLCSEGYAPEREHGIHPLDPDLAIEWPAGIEPLLSPKDEQAPTLADAAAQGLLPAYEDCVAYRRNLRGE; translated from the coding sequence GTGCGACCACTTGGCATTGAGGGCGCTTGGGTGCTGGAGCCCAAGGTCTTCCCAGACGACCGCGGCAGCTTCCACGAGTGGTTCCGCGGCCCCGGGTTCCGCGAGGCGACCGGCCAGGACCTCAACCTGGCGCAGGCCAACTGCTCCGTTTCCAAGCGGGGCACCCTGCGCGGCATCCACTTCGCCGACGTTCCGCCGAGCCAGGCCAAGTACGTCAAGTGTGTGCGCGGTGCGGTCCTCGACGTCATTGTCGACATCCGTGTCGGCTCACCGACGTACAAGCAGTGGGAGGCGGTCCGGCTCGACGACCGGACCCACCACGCCGTCTACCTGTCCGAGGGCCTCGGCCACGCCTTCATCGCGCTGACGGACGACGCGACGGTGGTCTACCTCTGCTCCGAGGGTTACGCCCCTGAGCGCGAGCACGGCATCCACCCGCTGGATCCGGACCTCGCCATCGAGTGGCCGGCCGGCATCGAGCCGCTGCTGTCCCCGAAGGACGAGCAGGCGCCGACGCTCGCCGACGCGGCGGCCCAGGGCCTGCTCCCGG